A single Rhopalosiphum padi isolate XX-2018 chromosome 4, ASM2088224v1, whole genome shotgun sequence DNA region contains:
- the LOC132929702 gene encoding CCR4-NOT transcription complex subunit 7-like produces MKSVAVDGASENLRQLNTTWGKSRGEQQTELSADARNTVRRTLFVEPSAKLESNDNVLTDTNEKNPKWLSYVLERLSEDTKSMPGNSQTPPAKEVKEREPEAQTGVGPDCGIKDVWAHNLVEEFTSIRKLLPKYCYVAMDTEFPGVVARPIGDFKTTADYLYQLLRCNVDLLRIIQLGLSFFDEDGKTPTGPYTTWQFNFKFNLSEDMYAQDSIELLTNSRIQFKKHEENGIEPIVFAECIITSGLVLMDNIKWMTFHSSFDFGYLVKVLTDEKLPQEESDFFDMFSLYFPCVYDIKYLMKSCKNLKGGLQEVADQLELKRIGPQHQAGSDSLLTGMAFFKIRDMYFEGMIDSKKYCGHLYGLGITTLNNGQIRYDNNEGPPN; encoded by the exons ATGAAAAGTGTAGCTGTCGATGGTGCATCAGAAAATTTACGTCAGTTAAACACAACTTGGGGGAAGAGCAGAGGTGAACAACAAACAGAGTTAAGTGCAGACGCACGGAACACAGTACGAAGAACTTTATTTGTTGAGCCGTCCGCTAAATTAGAAAGCAATGATAACGTTTTGACGGATACCAACGAAAAAAATCCTAAGTGGCTCTCGTACGTATTGGAGAGGTTAAGTGAAGATACTAAAAGTATGCCTGGTAATAGTCAAACACCACCAGCCAAAGAGGTAAAAGAGAGGGAGCCGGAAGCACAAACTGGAGTTGGACCTGATTGTGGTATTAAAGATGTTTGGGCTCATAATTTAGTAGAAGAGTTTACGTCAATACGAAAACTTTTgccaaaatattgttatgtggCTATGGATACAGAATTTCCAGGTGTTGTAGCACGACCTATTGGTGATTTTAAAACAACTGCAGATTATCTGTATCAGTTATTGCGGTGTAATGTTGATCTGTTAAGGATCATTCAATTGGGTCTTTCATTTTTTGACGAAGATGGTAAAACTCCTACTGGTCCATACACAACTTggcaattcaattttaaattcaatttgtcAGAAGATATGTATGCCCAAGACAGTATAGAATTGTTGACAAATTCCAG AATACAATTTAAGAAGCATGAAGAGAATGGAATCGAACCTATAGTTTTTGCTGAATGTATAATCACATCTGGTTTGGTACTTATggataatataaaatggatGACATTCCACAGCAGTTTTGACTTTGGATACTTAGTCAAGGTGTTGACCGATGAAAAATTGCCACAAGAGGAGTCAGATTTTTTTGACATGTTCTCTCTATACTTTCCTTGTGTGTATGACATCAAGTATCTGATGaaaagttgtaaaaatttgaaggGTGGCCTGCAAGAAGTTGCAGATCAATTGGAACTTAAGCGTATTGGACCACAACACCAGGCTGGTAGTGACTCTCTACTGACAGGCATGGCATTTTTTAAAATCAGAGATATGTATTTTGAAGGAATGATTGATAGCAAGAAATATTGTGGTCATTTGTATGGCTTGGGAATTACCACATTGAACAATGGCCAAATTCGGTATGATAATAACGAAGGGCCACCCAATTAA